Proteins encoded in a region of the Nicotiana tomentosiformis chromosome 9, ASM39032v3, whole genome shotgun sequence genome:
- the LOC104089334 gene encoding protein SRC2 yields MENRTLEINVMSGKDLNKVNLITKMDVYVVVSISGADDRSDQKTKTHVDHDGDNNPTWNFPIKFTIDDNAAVHNRLNLVFKLRCQRALGDKDIGEVTVPIKELLDSPNSTGSKQFVSYQIRKPSGKPKGQLTFSYQFSDKMISSVDAKVDYPVTAYPAVNPAPMVGSTSMYPPPPQQDPSGPYPPPPAAYGYGGSGPTLPPPMAYPPQAAPGGGYGYGYPPQATAPYGGYPPPPPQPQYGYPPQQGGYGYGYPPVQQARPPKKNNNFGLGLGAGLLGGALGGMLIGDAISDAGGYDGGFGDVGGFDF; encoded by the coding sequence ATGGAAAATCGCACATTAGAAATAAACGTTATGTCCGGTAAAGATCTCAACAAGGTCAATCTAATCACAAAAATGGACGTGTATGTCGTCGTTTCAATCTCCGGCGCCGACGACAGATCCGACCAGAAAACCAAAACCCACGTCGATCACGACGGCGACAACAACCCCACGTGGAATTTCCCGATCAAATTCACTATAGACGATAACGCTGCTGTTCACAACCGTTTGAATCTTGTTTTCAAGCTTAGGTGTCAACGTGCCCTTGGCGATAAAGATATTGGAGAAGTTACTGTTCCTATCAAAGAGCTTCTGGATTCTCCCAACAGTACTGGAAGCAAACAATTTGTAAGTTATCAAATTAGAAAACCTTCTGGTAAACCTAAAGGTCAACTCACTTTTTCTTACCAATTTAGTGATAAGATGATTAGCAGTGTTGATGCTAAAGTTGACTATCCGGTTACGGCTTATCCGGCGGTGAATCCAGCTCCAATGGTGGGGTCCACTTCCATGTACCCACCACCACCGCAGCAAGATCCAAGTGGGCCATACCCACCACCTCCCGCGGCCTATGGTTACGGCGGGAGTGGGCCTACTCTACCACCGCCTATGGCATATCCTCCGCAGGCGGCGCCCGGAGGAGGATATGGATATGGATATCCACCGCAGGCCACAGCGCCATATGGTGGATATCCTCCTCCGCCGCCACAACCCCAATATGGATATCCGCCACAACAAGGCGGATATGGATATGGGTATCCGCCCGTCCAACAAGCGCGGCCGCCGAAGAAGAACAATAATTTCGGGTTAGGATTAGGGGCGGGTTTGCTCGGAGGAGCACTTGGTGGAATGCTAATCGGAGATGCAATCTCAGATGCTGGAGGTTATGATGGTGGATTTGGTGATGTTGGTGGATTTGATTTCTAA